The following is a genomic window from Pseudomonadota bacterium.
TATGGCGAAAGGTCCGTACATGTGCTTGAGTCGTACATGTGCTTGAGTCGTACACGTCCCGGCAGTGTTCTTGTCCTGACTAGGCACACGAGCACCGAAGCGAATGCCGCCGCTGTCAACGCCATGCGGCAAGCTCTGGGAAGGTGTAGGCTTCGTACAGGTCCGTGTCCTGTCGTGCTGCGTTCCTTTGGTCTCTTGCGTTGGCGGCTCTGCCGAGCGCATGCGCGCCCTCGTTGGGCGTCGCCGAATCCAGGCCCAAACAGGTTCGGCCACAACGCGGGGAGGCCGTGGCTACGTTTGCCGGCGGGTGCTTCTGGTGCATGGAGCCCCCCTTCGAGGGTCTGGCCGGTGTGCGCTCGGTGCAGTCGGGCTACACGGGCGGCCCTGAGAGCAACCCCAGCTACAAGCAGGTCTCGTCGGGGCGGACTGGCCACACCGAGGCGGTTCAGGTTGTTTTCAGCCCCGAGGTGATCGGCTACGACAGGTTGCTCGCCATCTATTGGCGCAGCCTGGACCCCACGGATGCGGGGGGCCAGTTCGCGGATCGCGGCCGCCAGTACCGCCCCGGCATCTTCTACCACGACGACAGCCAGAAGGCGGCTGCCCTCGCATCCAAACGCAAGCTCGAACAGTCTGGGCGCTTCAAGAAGCCCATCGCGGTCGAGATCACCCGCTACCGAGCATTCTATCCTGCGGAAGACTATCACCAGGACTACTACCGCAAGAACAGCGCGCACTACAAGCGCTACCGCAAGGGGTCCGGTCGTGAGGGTTTCCTGCGGCGCGTCTGGGACAACCAGCCTCCCGTCTCGGGGGTCCGGCGCTATGCCCGGGCAAGCGACAGCGAGCTGCGCAAGCGCCTTACACCGTTACAGTTTCGCGTGACGCGCCAAAACGCTACAGAGCCTCCATTTCGCAACGCCTACTGGGATCACAAGAAGCCCGGCATCTACGTGGACGTGGTGTCGGGTGAGCCGCTCTTCAGCTCCAAGGACAAGTTCAAGTCGGGCACGGGTTGGCCGTCCTTCACCAGGCCGCTGCGGGAGCACAACATCGTGCGCAAAGCCGACACGTCGCATGGCATGCGGCGCACCGAGATCCGCTCCAAGCACGCCGACTCCCATCTCGGGCACGTGTTCAAAGACGGCCCGCCGCCCACCGGCCTGCGCTATTGCATCAACTCCGCGTCCCTGCGCTTCGTTCCCCTGGACAGGCTCGAGGCAGAAGGCTACCGGCACCTGAAGCCTTAGCCTTCGCCACAAAATGGCTTGTGCAGATCGGGAGAACCCCGAGGCCCTGCCAAGGATCCGGGCCGAGCTCGAACCGGGCCCGGGCAAGCCGCTCGTCTCGCAGGGGGCGGCCGGAAACAGAAGTTCCACGTCAGGCAGTAGTCACAAGAACTGAATTCTGGCACCCTCGACCGCCGCCGGACGGACGCGGTGCCAGGAGAGCCGCGTTCGTGCCGAGCCTGGAATATCTTCAAGGTGCGTTCCTTCATCGCCAGTTTTACGGTCATGCGCGGCTCGCCGCGCGAGCTGTGGATCATCTACCTGACCAAGATCCTCGAGATCGTGGCCTACGGGCTGATGAACACCACCCTGGTATTGTGGCTGTCCTCGGACCTTGGTTTCTCGGACGCCGAGGCCGGCGACACCGTCGCCATCTGGTCGACCCTGATGACCCTGGCAACGGTGCTGGTCGGCTCGCTGGTCGACTCGATAGGAATCAAGAAATCATTCCTGTTTGGTTTCTGGCTTTGTTTGCTTTCCCGCGCCATGATGACCGGCACGGCCAATGTCTGGATGGCGCTTGTCTTGGGGATGCTTCCGATGGCGGTGGGCCATGCCATGATGGTCCCCGTCATGAATGCTGCGCTCAAGATCTATTCGACGGTCCGGCAGCGCACCATGGCCTTTGCGCTCTTTTACACGATGATGAACGTGGGGTTTGCCATTGCGGGTTGGGTGTTTGACTTCGTGCGCGCGGAACTGGGCGAGTACGGGACCCAGACACTTCTGGGCATGGAGCTTTCGACCTATCGGGTGCTGTTCTTCTGGGCCACGGTAGCGACGCTGCCCGGCTTGCTGATCACCTGGTTTTTCATGCGCGACGGCGTAGAAGCCACCGAGGAGGGAATCCAGATTCGTGCGCAGCAGCCGAGGTACAGGGATTCCGGCCTGCTGATGGGGACTGCGCTGAGCATCCGCGACGCGGCACAGGGTACGATCAGCAAGTTCGTCAGCGTCTGGCGCCAGTCGAACTTCTATCGTTTCCTGGCGTTCCTCACGCTGGTCACGATGATCCGTGTCGTGTTCTTTCATATGCACTACACCTTCCCGAAGTACGGCATCCGCGAGCTCGGGGAGGGTGCACCCGTCGGGCAGCTATGGGGCGTGCTCAATCCCGTGATCATCGTGTTGCTGACGCCGATCGTGGGCGCTCTCACGGGCGGCATGCGCGCCTACTCGATGATCGCAGTAGGCAGCTCGGCGGCTGCGCTGCCGGTCTTCTTCTTGGCCATGCCGCGAGAGTGGTTTCAGGGCCTGGCGGACGGCTGGCCGGGGCACCTGATCGCGCACCAGTGGTTGGGCGTCGAGGGTCCGGTCAATCCCCTGTACGTCTCGATCGCTATCTTTGTGGTTCTGTTCTCGATCGGTGAGGCGATCTGGTCCCCGCGCCTCTACGAATATACGGCTGCCATCGCGCCCAAGGGACAGGAGGGCAGCTACATGGCGCTGTCGGTGCTTCCGTACTTCGTGGCCAAGCTGTTCGTCGGCATGCTGTCTGGCCGGCTGCTGGAGGCCTACTGCCCGGCGGAAGGACCGCGCAACTCCGAGATGTTGTGGCTGGTCATCGCGCTGATGGCGCTCATCTGCCCCATCGGCATCTTGGTGTTCCGCAAGCACATACGTGCCGAGGAGGCCGGGCGGGACGACGAGGCAGTGCAGGGGTAGGGGGTGCTACCGCGGCTCAAAGCTCGAGCAGCGAGGTCAGCTTGACCAGGAAAAGATAGGCTGGACGTTGTGTATTCAGCGGCGTCACATTGATGATCGTGCTGTTCTCCTCGCTGGAACCGCTGTGGTTGCGCGTCATGACCAGATACAGGTTGCTGCCCGGCGAGTACTCCCAGCGCAGGAAGGCATTGACGATCAGCAGGGTCTCATTGCTGTGGTGGCGTCCGAACCGGGGTTGCTCGATCACCTGATCGAGCAGCACTCGCCTGGCGCTCGCCGGGCTCGTGGTCGCGTTGTAGCGATCGATGCCCGCTCCCAGCAGCTGGCCATAGAGCTGTAGCTCGAGACGGGGCGTGATCGTGTAGTTGACGCGGGTCAGCAGGCCGAGCGCCCTGGCGTCGAGGCGAGCAAAGCGGCGCAGCTCGTGCTCCAAATCCGCCTCGAGCCAGCGCAGCTCCCCCACGTCGTAGGTCCCGTTGATGCCGAGCCGAAGCTGCAGCGAACCGAAGGCCGCGACGTCGACGTTGAGCGTTGCGGTTGCGAGCCAGCCGTTGTGCAGCCAGCCGCCCGTAGTGCGCAGCTTGACCACGCCGTCGAGCTCGCCAACTACCTTGCGGCGGTGATCGGTGGTGATGATCTGCTCCCAGCCCACCAGGGCCGAACGCTGCACCAGCGTGCCGTCCCGCGCCTCGCGGTTGTCGAGATGGCGCGGCCGGTAGTGCAGCTCGGTAAAGCTCTGCCAGAAATTCTTCCACTTGGCCCGATAGTTGGCCTGGTAGCCGACCCCGGCGTTGAAACCCTCGAGGGTTATCTTGCGCCACAGCTCGACCTGCCAGCGATCCTCGAGCACGAGGCCACGCGGCACCAGGTCTTGCAGGGCGACGTGCATCCTGAGGTGGTGGCGGTTGGGCACCGGTAGGTAGCCCGTAGCGTTCCAGTCCGCGTCGCGGCCGCGCCACTCGTAGTTGATCCAGCCGATCACGCGACCGCCGGTCTTCTTGAGCTGGACACGCGCCGCCCCGCCGAGGTCGCCGGAAGACAGCACGTTGCCATCCAACTGGGTGCGGGGTGTACCCGCATAGCGGTAGGTGCCCACGATCTGCGCGACGGCTTGCAGCCGACCATCCCGGCTGCGGGCAAGCATATCGGCGGCCACCAGGTAGCTGTCATGGAAGCAGCGTCCGGCCACGGGTTGTTGAGCATCCGGACAGCTGGGCCATGGAGCCTCGAGGCCGCTTTCGAGCGCGTTGCGGCTACCCGCCAGCAGCCCAACATAACCGGCGTACGGCAGATCGAAGGTCCCGCGAAGCAACGTATAGGCGTACCTCGGCACTACCTGCTGGCGAGCCACCAAGCCCGTGTCCGGGACGGCGACCCGGACGTAGCGCTTCCCGGTGAGCGCCACCAATGTGCCCAGCGCGCCGCGCTCACCCGCGCGAGCAAGCAGCTTGCTGGCCATGAGCACGCGGGCCGGCGACCCGGTATCAAGCACGGTTCCCGCTGTAGTTCCGGTCAGCGATCCGATACGCCGAGAGTAGAACACATCGAGCGGCGTGGTGAACAGATCGACACCTTCCTGAAAGAAGGGGCGCTTCTCTGGAAACTGCACCTCGGTGGTCTTCAAGTTGAAGACCGCGGTGTCCGCCTCCACCGTGCCGAAGTCAGGCAGCAGGGTCGCATCGAGCAGGCTATCGGGAGCGAAGCGGAACTTCAGATTGGTTCCGTAGCGCAGGCCGGGCGCGAACCCCGACTCGTGGTCGCTTTGCAGGGTCGGTGAAACATAAGGCAGCACGTCTGCGGTCAAGCGAAAGCTCTGCAGCTCCAGGCCCCGGACCGGCGTGTAACGGCGGACCTCTTGGCTGTTGTCGCGCGGC
Proteins encoded in this region:
- a CDS encoding MFS transporter, with amino-acid sequence MRSFIASFTVMRGSPRELWIIYLTKILEIVAYGLMNTTLVLWLSSDLGFSDAEAGDTVAIWSTLMTLATVLVGSLVDSIGIKKSFLFGFWLCLLSRAMMTGTANVWMALVLGMLPMAVGHAMMVPVMNAALKIYSTVRQRTMAFALFYTMMNVGFAIAGWVFDFVRAELGEYGTQTLLGMELSTYRVLFFWATVATLPGLLITWFFMRDGVEATEEGIQIRAQQPRYRDSGLLMGTALSIRDAAQGTISKFVSVWRQSNFYRFLAFLTLVTMIRVVFFHMHYTFPKYGIRELGEGAPVGQLWGVLNPVIIVLLTPIVGALTGGMRAYSMIAVGSSAAALPVFFLAMPREWFQGLADGWPGHLIAHQWLGVEGPVNPLYVSIAIFVVLFSIGEAIWSPRLYEYTAAIAPKGQEGSYMALSVLPYFVAKLFVGMLSGRLLEAYCPAEGPRNSEMLWLVIALMALICPIGILVFRKHIRAEEAGRDDEAVQG
- the msrB gene encoding peptide-methionine (R)-S-oxide reductase MsrB — translated: MEPPFEGLAGVRSVQSGYTGGPESNPSYKQVSSGRTGHTEAVQVVFSPEVIGYDRLLAIYWRSLDPTDAGGQFADRGRQYRPGIFYHDDSQKAAALASKRKLEQSGRFKKPIAVEITRYRAFYPAEDYHQDYYRKNSAHYKRYRKGSGREGFLRRVWDNQPPVSGVRRYARASDSELRKRLTPLQFRVTRQNATEPPFRNAYWDHKKPGIYVDVVSGEPLFSSKDKFKSGTGWPSFTRPLREHNIVRKADTSHGMRRTEIRSKHADSHLGHVFKDGPPPTGLRYCINSASLRFVPLDRLEAEGYRHLKP
- a CDS encoding carbohydrate binding family 9 domain-containing protein, which translates into the protein MYLLFALFLLPGAVPARAVHAASTSSPISVDGKLRESAWSAAPEHQLRRQKSPVVNGPVTQPTSFRVLAGPDAIYIGVRCEQKVPIVARRTRRDRDIESDRVIIDIDSRGRGKDAFHFEITAGGSMVDGIRYNDTTLDLQWDANWISAVSRDPDGWTVETAIPLRVLRRPADSSGPVRMQVRRYISALAETDEWARTPRDNSQEVRRYTPVRGLELQSFRLTADVLPYVSPTLQSDHESGFAPGLRYGTNLKFRFAPDSLLDATLLPDFGTVEADTAVFNLKTTEVQFPEKRPFFQEGVDLFTTPLDVFYSRRIGSLTGTTAGTVLDTGSPARVLMASKLLARAGERGALGTLVALTGKRYVRVAVPDTGLVARQQVVPRYAYTLLRGTFDLPYAGYVGLLAGSRNALESGLEAPWPSCPDAQQPVAGRCFHDSYLVAADMLARSRDGRLQAVAQIVGTYRYAGTPRTQLDGNVLSSGDLGGAARVQLKKTGGRVIGWINYEWRGRDADWNATGYLPVPNRHHLRMHVALQDLVPRGLVLEDRWQVELWRKITLEGFNAGVGYQANYRAKWKNFWQSFTELHYRPRHLDNREARDGTLVQRSALVGWEQIITTDHRRKVVGELDGVVKLRTTGGWLHNGWLATATLNVDVAAFGSLQLRLGINGTYDVGELRWLEADLEHELRRFARLDARALGLLTRVNYTITPRLELQLYGQLLGAGIDRYNATTSPASARRVLLDQVIEQPRFGRHHSNETLLIVNAFLRWEYSPGSNLYLVMTRNHSGSSEENSTIINVTPLNTQRPAYLFLVKLTSLLEL